The sequence TTCCAGTTTCGTCCCAATCCATAATTTCAATCGAATCAATGCGCGATGGACGATGGATGGGAGAGCGTTGATTCGTTTTTACCACACTCATGAGCTGGGAAATCCCGGCTTCCTTAGTGGTCAAATCTGGAACAACTTTTGCCCGGCTAAGGCTGGGCACCATATCATCTAATTGGGAAAAATCTTCATATAAAAACAAGCCTTTGCGACTCTTAACATTTTCCTCTAGACAGTAAAACTCTACGTTAGCAGCCTGATTTTTAGTATCAAAATATCGCGCTCCTAAGGGGACAAAATAGCGTTCGCTTAACCAACCCAAAAACTCTTTCATCTCCTCGCCCTCATCGGCCCGGTATTTGCCCACAATAGCCATGGGCAACTTTTCTCGAAGTTGAGCGATATCTTGTAGAATGGCAGGAATATCATCCACAGTCAGGCAAATCTTTTTCAGCAATTCATCCAATTCCTGGCTAAACTGCTCAAGACTTCTAGCGGTGAACCGATTCTTTGCTTGAACAAAAATAACAGATTCAAAGCTTAAGCCAGCACCATTGCCCGGCTTATGGATATCTTCATAAATTTTCTCAATTGATCCCGTGGCATCCCGTTCAACAGCAATCACAGGATGAATAAGGAGTTGCGGCTTTAAATTCCATTTTTGGAAAAATGTCAAAAGGCTTTCAATTAAATAAGGGCGATCAATATTGATCAAGGTCAAAAAAATGCGTTCTGTGCGATGTAAAGAAAGTTTGCCGACTTTAATTTCTTTAAAAGAAGCCGTGCGATCATACTGCTTAAAATGGTCCCAAACTGAACTGATAAAGCAGCCGAGATCTTCCTCAGTTAACTTTTCAATATAGCCCACCGGAAATCGTTCCATGAATAGGCGAATAAACGCTTTATAGTCCGGCTGATTAGGACCAGCTAATTGCTCACACTGATGATCTGTAATCTGATTTCTAGCTTTATTAAACATGTTATCATCCCTCATTTTTACCAGCATAAATGCCCCTCTATGGTAACAATTAGGCCTACTGTAACAGATATTTGTTAACGAATGAACAAGGATATTGAAGGATATTTTAGGAAGTTTTTTTTTGGAGCGGGCGAAGGGATTCGAACCCTCGACACCAACCTTGGCAAGGTTGTACTCTACCCCTGAGCTACGCCCGCTTTTTGGGGAAAAGTTCTTTCAAACTATGTGTATTCTTTATTGCCCATCCGTAGAAAATTTGCAACATATTTTTTCAATATTTTTTTGCAACGGATCCTATCACCATAAATATCAAAGAGATAACAACAATCACGGGTCCGGTGGGGAGATCAAAACAAAAGGATGCCAAAGCCCCCACTATAAAGGACAGTACCGCAACTAAACTGCTTATCACCACCATCCCTTCAGGAGAGCGTGCAAAGTAAGATGCTGTGGCAGCCGGAAAAATCATCAAGGCTGGCAACAACAGAGCCCCTGTAATTTTCAATCCCACAGCCGTGACCAAGGCAATTGTCGTCAAAAAAATCATTTGTATAGGGTAAATAGGGATGTTATTAGTTGCAGCTAAGTCTTCATCCATTGTAATGAGCACCACCGATCGCCAAATCTTCAAAAACAGCAAAGGTGTCCCGATCGCTACAGCAAAAACCCAAAATACATCAGCCCATGTAACACTTAAAATCTCGCCAAACAGAACAGCCTCTGGGTTAAGACGCACAGCCGGATAAAGCGCCATCAAACATAATCCCAAGGCCAACCCACCGTAAGACACTCCCCCCAGCCATGTATCTAACGGTAAGCGAGAGTTATCTCGATGGCGCGACAAGATAAATGCAGCAAGCAAAGCAATACCCGCAACGGCAACTTGTGGATGGATATGAAGGATAAGTCCCCCCACAACCCCCAATATTGCCGCATGTCCCATCGCATCACTGAAAAAAGACATCCGGCGCCAGAGCATAAAACACCCAAGAATTCCCAAAGGAATTGCAAGACCTATTCCTGCCGCTAAGGCACGCTGCACAAATTCTTGTTGTAATAATTCAATCATGATCATGGCCTTGGGTACAGGGTATATCATGATGATGCGTGTGATGATGCGTATAAATGGCGAGCGAGGCTGCTTCTGCCCTTGTCCCAAATAATTGAGCATAGGAGGGATGACTTTGGACATCCGAGGGACTACCCGAACAACAAACATGCTGATTAAGGCAAATGACGTTATCGCTCGCTGCCATAACCAAATGCAAATCATGCGAAACCAAAACAATGCCGCAGCCAATCTGATCACGCAAGCGGGCTATCAGTTGGTAAAGATCAGCTTGCCCCATAATATCGACTCCTTGCGCTGGCTCATCCAAGACCAACAAATCCGGATCTTGCATTAAAGCTCGCACTAAGAGGATTCGCTGCGTTTCACCGCCCGACAACTCACGCATCCAACGCTGCTTTAAATGACAGGCGCCAACATCATGAAGAACCCGATTAATTTTTTCCGCCAAAATTTTGTTGCCGAGAGGAGACGCTAATTGTAAAAATCGCTCAACCGTAACAGGAAGCAATGGATTCAATTTCAACTTTTGGGGAACATAGCCTACTCGCACTTTAGCCAAATGATGGATCTTGCCTGAACTCGGTTTTGCTAGCCCCAGCATCAACTTTAAGAGAGTCGTTTTCCCTGCCCCATTTGGACCAATAATGGTGGTGATCTTACCTTTTGAGATGGTCAAATTAATATCACTTAGAATGGGGGCACCTGATGTCATCGTATAACTGACATCTATAAATTTAATTAGATCCACAACTTAGACCTTTTCTTCGTGCGCATAAACCCCCCATATGGCTTTTTTACGAATCCATCCAGAATAATTATTTGCCTCTACCTGACACCATTCTTTTTCACATTTTTTGACCTTAAGAATAATGCCAGGGTCTAAATATGCAACAATACGAGCGTCTTTTTTTGGCTTCATGCGCAGTTTACGTTGATGATCCGTGACCAAAGCCGTTCTTTTACCCGACAACAGACTTTTATGAACCCAACTCTTTGCCCCTTCGGAATCCCTGATTTGTCGCCAGGTATCAAATTCAGCTATGATTTCCACCGGTAATCCCTGGCGAGTATAGGTCCATTCAATGGGATAACTTTTCCCAGGCCCGACGTGAACATTAACTTTGTTAGACCGAATAGAGGCAAAACGAGGCAAGGGTAGTTTTTCAGCGTTCGCAAGCACCAATGACGGCAATAGAAAAAT is a genomic window of Candidatus Paracaedibacter acanthamoebae containing:
- a CDS encoding metal ABC transporter ATP-binding protein, which translates into the protein MTSGAPILSDINLTISKGKITTIIGPNGAGKTTLLKLMLGLAKPSSGKIHHLAKVRVGYVPQKLKLNPLLPVTVERFLQLASPLGNKILAEKINRVLHDVGACHLKQRWMRELSGGETQRILLVRALMQDPDLLVLDEPAQGVDIMGQADLYQLIARLRDQIGCGIVLVSHDLHLVMAASDNVICLNQHVCCSGSPSDVQSHPSYAQLFGTRAEAASLAIYTHHHTHHHDIPCTQGHDHD
- a CDS encoding SH3 domain-containing protein, whose translation is MIRIGRSFVILFIFLLPSLVLANAEKLPLPRFASIRSNKVNVHVGPGKSYPIEWTYTRQGLPVEIIAEFDTWRQIRDSEGAKSWVHKSLLSGKRTALVTDHQRKLRMKPKKDARIVAYLDPGIILKVKKCEKEWCQVEANNYSGWIRKKAIWGVYAHEEKV
- a CDS encoding metal ABC transporter permease, giving the protein MIELLQQEFVQRALAAGIGLAIPLGILGCFMLWRRMSFFSDAMGHAAILGVVGGLILHIHPQVAVAGIALLAAFILSRHRDNSRLPLDTWLGGVSYGGLALGLCLMALYPAVRLNPEAVLFGEILSVTWADVFWVFAVAIGTPLLFLKIWRSVVLITMDEDLAATNNIPIYPIQMIFLTTIALVTAVGLKITGALLLPALMIFPAATASYFARSPEGMVVISSLVAVLSFIVGALASFCFDLPTGPVIVVISLIFMVIGSVAKKY